A genome region from endosymbiont of Acanthamoeba sp. UWC8 includes the following:
- the rpsB gene encoding 30S ribosomal protein S2: MQNFTISQLLDAGVHFGHKKNLWNPKMAQYIYGIRNGVHIVDLQQTATILAHALNVLREVASKNGRILFVGTKTQATDILAEYAQKCGQYYVNHRWLGGMLTNWPTVSASLKTMREYEELLENENLTLTKKERLDISRKHNNLEKVLGGIKNMGGMPDLLFVIDTNKESLAIKEANKLGIPIVAICDTNTSPDGIDYVIPGNDDARKAILLYCQLASDAVLQGMQASMSKSGVDIGASAEINESTFSLNKESDQDENSESEVTE, encoded by the coding sequence ATGCAAAATTTCACTATTAGCCAGCTACTTGATGCCGGCGTACACTTCGGTCATAAAAAGAACCTTTGGAACCCTAAGATGGCGCAATACATCTATGGTATCAGAAACGGGGTTCATATTGTAGATCTACAGCAAACAGCTACAATACTCGCTCATGCATTAAATGTTTTAAGAGAAGTTGCTTCTAAAAACGGAAGAATTCTTTTTGTCGGTACAAAAACTCAAGCGACCGATATTTTGGCTGAATATGCTCAAAAGTGCGGCCAATATTATGTTAACCATCGTTGGTTAGGCGGAATGCTTACTAACTGGCCGACAGTTTCAGCTTCATTAAAAACTATGAGAGAATACGAAGAATTACTGGAAAATGAAAATTTAACTCTTACTAAGAAAGAAAGACTGGATATTTCCAGAAAGCATAATAATCTGGAAAAAGTACTGGGTGGAATTAAAAATATGGGCGGCATGCCTGACCTTCTGTTTGTTATTGATACAAATAAAGAATCTCTTGCTATAAAAGAAGCGAACAAGCTTGGTATTCCGATCGTGGCCATTTGTGATACAAATACTTCTCCCGACGGCATCGATTATGTTATTCCAGGAAATGATGATGCAAGAAAAGCTATCCTTTTATATTGCCAACTTGCCAGTGATGCTGTTCTTCAGGGAATGCAGGCAAGTATGTCTAAGTCCGGTGTTGATATTGGTGCTTCCGCCGAAATCAACGAGAGTACTTTCTCTTTAAATAAGGAAAGTGATCAGGATGAGAATTCAGAATCTGAAGTAACCGAATAG
- the tsf gene encoding translation elongation factor Ts: MTNINASSVKDLREKTGAGMMDCKKALTECSGDFEAAVDWLRKKGLSAAGKKADRVAAEGLIAIYTENTRGTVLELNSETDFVARNEKFQSLAKNLVRNASNFNGSVEELKSSKLKDGKTVNEEVIEHVAVIGENLSLRRFETLSVNSGAVVSYTHNAVAEGLGKIGVLVALESEAKYEDLLPVGKQIAMHIAAAKPEALNIEQLDPAKVEKEKSILSEQALASGKPKEVVEKMLEGRIRKYYEEVVLLEQVFIMDNKMKISQVIEDAGRQIGKPIKLTAFVRYALGEGIEKTAEN, from the coding sequence ATGACAAATATTAATGCATCCAGCGTAAAAGATTTAAGAGAAAAAACCGGTGCAGGTATGATGGACTGTAAGAAGGCTCTTACCGAATGCAGCGGAGATTTTGAAGCTGCCGTAGATTGGCTTAGAAAAAAAGGTTTATCGGCTGCGGGCAAAAAAGCGGATAGAGTTGCAGCAGAGGGTTTAATAGCTATTTATACCGAAAATACTCGCGGAACAGTTCTTGAGCTTAACTCGGAAACCGACTTTGTTGCCAGAAACGAAAAGTTTCAAAGCTTGGCAAAAAATTTAGTGCGAAATGCCTCAAACTTTAATGGTAGTGTTGAAGAATTAAAATCCTCTAAACTTAAAGACGGCAAAACCGTAAATGAAGAAGTTATTGAGCATGTGGCGGTGATCGGAGAGAATTTAAGCTTAAGGCGTTTTGAAACTTTATCGGTAAATAGCGGTGCGGTTGTAAGTTACACCCATAATGCAGTTGCGGAAGGCCTTGGAAAAATCGGAGTTTTAGTTGCATTAGAGTCTGAAGCTAAATATGAAGATTTACTTCCCGTCGGTAAACAAATTGCTATGCATATTGCAGCAGCTAAGCCTGAAGCATTGAATATTGAGCAATTGGATCCCGCTAAGGTAGAAAAAGAAAAAAGCATACTTAGTGAACAAGCTTTAGCTTCCGGGAAGCCTAAAGAAGTTGTTGAGAAAATGCTCGAAGGCAGAATTAGAAAGTACTATGAAGAGGTAGTATTGCTTGAGCAGGTATTTATCATGGATAACAAGATGAAGATATCTCAGGTAATTGAAGATGCCGGAAGGCAAATCGGAAAACCGATTAAACTTACAGCCTTTGTAAGATATGCTCTTGGTGAGGGTATCGAGAAAACGGCAGAAAATTAA